The following proteins come from a genomic window of Vallitaleaceae bacterium 9-2:
- a CDS encoding B12-binding domain-containing radical SAM protein has product MKNSLLIGINAKYIHSNLAIRYIQKYVEQQHIDNYEHVHEKSSITFQEFSINQDLEYILDEIMKTDVDIIGFSCYLWNIEMVRRLSRNIKLIRPKVCIVYGGPEVTYTSVQELEENPYVDIVVKGEGEKIFADIVKNFDALSEVKGISYRQEDQIIDQPCCMGMDFSEVIFPYEPQLDQLEHRIIYYETSRGCPFNCQYCLSSVEKGVRFRPLALVKKELQFFIDAKVTQVKLVDRTFNAKREHALSIMEYIMEKDQGITNFHFEVAPELIDEAFLTCLAKAREGLFQLEIGVQSSNPTTLSIIQRKNDLALIPRVVERVKALSNTHIHLDLIAGLPEEDLKTFKDSFDYVYAMEPDQFQLGFLKILKGAGLYYLAKEYKIKYRDYPPYEVLSTRVLPFEDVMQLKRVEEMVETFYNSGLFNQTIKRLVKEYSRSYNLYEALGAFWIKQGMHHVKHNKLGLYQFIYAFIQQLECTKDNKDTYVQWLQMDYIFNEKPKKKADWMTMTFVESTLQRYLLEVLEQNQVWQEEAKEYTTKQLSRMYHIDRIEHKELFSALPFRYQIDAVAREGENGTYILVNYGRRDFIHNNGELVCINLE; this is encoded by the coding sequence ATGAAAAATTCACTTCTCATTGGCATTAATGCAAAATATATACATTCCAATTTAGCCATTCGCTATATACAAAAATATGTGGAACAGCAACACATAGATAATTATGAGCATGTACATGAAAAAAGTTCCATTACCTTTCAAGAGTTTAGCATCAATCAAGATCTAGAATATATTCTAGACGAGATCATGAAGACAGATGTGGATATTATCGGTTTTTCATGTTATTTGTGGAATATAGAAATGGTCCGCCGATTAAGTCGCAATATTAAGTTGATTCGTCCAAAGGTATGTATTGTCTATGGTGGACCGGAAGTAACATATACATCGGTTCAAGAACTTGAAGAAAATCCCTACGTGGATATTGTTGTCAAAGGCGAAGGGGAAAAAATATTTGCAGATATTGTAAAAAACTTTGATGCACTTAGTGAGGTAAAGGGGATAAGTTATAGACAAGAAGACCAGATTATTGATCAGCCTTGCTGTATGGGAATGGATTTTTCAGAAGTCATCTTTCCGTATGAACCCCAATTAGACCAATTAGAGCATCGGATTATATATTATGAGACGAGTAGAGGGTGCCCGTTTAATTGTCAATATTGTTTGTCTTCAGTTGAAAAGGGCGTACGATTTAGACCGTTAGCGTTGGTAAAAAAAGAATTGCAGTTTTTCATTGATGCAAAAGTCACACAAGTTAAACTTGTAGACCGAACTTTTAATGCTAAACGTGAACACGCATTATCCATTATGGAATATATCATGGAAAAAGATCAAGGGATAACAAACTTTCACTTTGAGGTGGCACCAGAGTTAATTGATGAAGCTTTTTTGACCTGTTTGGCAAAGGCGCGAGAGGGATTGTTTCAACTTGAGATTGGTGTACAATCGTCAAATCCGACAACACTTTCCATTATACAAAGAAAAAATGATTTGGCTTTGATTCCTAGGGTTGTTGAACGGGTCAAAGCACTAAGCAATACGCATATCCATTTGGATTTGATTGCAGGATTGCCGGAAGAAGACCTAAAAACCTTCAAAGACTCTTTTGATTATGTATATGCCATGGAGCCTGACCAATTTCAGTTGGGTTTTTTAAAGATCTTAAAAGGGGCAGGGTTATACTACCTTGCCAAGGAGTATAAAATAAAGTATAGAGATTATCCACCCTATGAAGTGCTATCAACACGAGTATTGCCTTTTGAAGATGTGATGCAGTTAAAAAGAGTGGAAGAAATGGTGGAGACATTTTACAATAGTGGATTATTCAACCAAACAATAAAACGACTTGTCAAGGAGTACTCCCGGTCGTATAATTTATATGAAGCTTTGGGAGCTTTTTGGATTAAGCAAGGTATGCATCATGTCAAACACAATAAACTAGGGTTATATCAGTTTATCTATGCGTTTATACAGCAACTAGAGTGTACAAAAGATAATAAAGACACCTATGTCCAGTGGTTGCAAATGGACTATATTTTTAATGAAAAACCAAAGAAAAAAGCAGATTGGATGACGATGACGTTTGTTGAGTCAACGTTACAGAGGTATTTGCTTGAAGTCCTTGAGCAAAATCAAGTATGGCAAGAAGAAGCAAAGGAATATACAACAAAACAGTTATCACGTATGTACCACATCGATCGAATTGAGCACAAAGAGCTCTTTAGTGCGTTGCCTTTTCGTTATCAGATTGATGCAGTGGCTAGAGAAGGTGAAAATGGAACATATATTTTAGTGAATTATGGACGTCGAGATTTTATTCATAATAATGGTGAATTGGTATGTATTAACCTTGAATGA
- the udk gene encoding uridine kinase — translation MNKPVVIGIAGGTGSGKTTLVNRLKSVLEDQVVTICHDYYYKANAHMSLEERKQQNYDHPNSFETELMTEQLRQLKNGETIHCPIYDFVEYTRKKECLEIKPKRVIIVEGILIFENKELVDELDIKVFVDTDADVRIIRRIIRDVKERGRSLDSVITQYLTTVKHMHDEFVEPSKRKADVIIPEGGHNVVAVNMLVEQIRTLLR, via the coding sequence ATGAATAAACCTGTTGTAATTGGAATCGCGGGAGGAACGGGGTCTGGGAAGACAACCCTGGTCAATCGATTAAAATCTGTCCTTGAAGACCAAGTTGTTACAATTTGTCATGACTATTACTATAAAGCCAATGCCCACATGTCATTGGAAGAGCGAAAACAGCAAAACTATGATCATCCCAATTCCTTTGAAACAGAATTGATGACAGAGCAATTGCGACAATTAAAAAACGGAGAGACAATTCACTGTCCGATTTATGATTTTGTGGAATACACAAGAAAAAAAGAATGTTTAGAGATAAAACCTAAGCGTGTCATTATTGTAGAAGGGATTTTGATTTTTGAAAATAAAGAGCTTGTTGATGAGTTGGATATAAAAGTTTTTGTAGATACAGATGCAGATGTTCGCATTATTCGACGCATTATTCGAGACGTAAAAGAACGAGGACGCAGCTTGGATTCTGTAATCACGCAGTATTTGACAACAGTAAAACACATGCATGATGAGTTTGTCGAGCCAAGTAAGCGAAAAGCAGATGTCATCATACCAGAAGGCGGGCATAACGTTGTTGCCGTGAATATGCTGGTTGAACAGATTCGGACATTATTGCGTTAG
- the nth gene encoding endonuclease III: protein MNKKRKAKILTMLDEYYGEEYICYLNHQEPYELLIATMLSAQCTDERVNMVTEKLFKKYRSLEDFARVEIKELEKDIHSTGFYRNKAKNIKACANELIERHNGVIPEDIELLTALSGVGRKTANVVRGHIYNSPSVVVDTHVKRISNKLGFTSLEDPVKIEYALMDELPQEHWLRYNTQIIAHGRQICMARNPNCEECFLLAQCPWGLEKRSKDLEEEDE, encoded by the coding sequence ATGAATAAAAAAAGAAAAGCAAAAATTTTAACGATGTTAGATGAATACTATGGAGAAGAATATATTTGCTACTTGAATCATCAAGAGCCGTATGAACTTTTGATTGCAACGATGCTTAGTGCACAGTGTACAGATGAACGGGTTAATATGGTTACGGAAAAGCTCTTCAAAAAATATAGATCCCTTGAAGACTTTGCCCGTGTAGAAATCAAAGAACTCGAAAAAGATATACATTCAACAGGGTTTTATCGTAATAAGGCGAAAAACATCAAGGCGTGTGCCAACGAACTTATTGAAAGACATAATGGGGTTATTCCGGAAGATATAGAGCTTTTAACAGCGTTATCAGGTGTCGGTCGCAAGACGGCCAATGTTGTCAGAGGGCATATCTATAACTCTCCAAGTGTTGTTGTGGATACCCATGTCAAGCGAATCTCTAATAAGCTAGGCTTCACCTCTTTGGAAGATCCGGTGAAGATTGAATATGCATTAATGGATGAACTGCCACAAGAACACTGGTTAAGATATAATACGCAGATTATTGCGCATGGGCGTCAAATCTGCATGGCAAGAAACCCAAATTGTGAGGAATGCTTCTTGTTGGCGCAGTGTCCATGGGGATTAGAAAAACGAAGCAAAGATTTGGAGGAAGAAGATGAATAA